In Chitinophaga nivalis, a single genomic region encodes these proteins:
- a CDS encoding serine hydrolase — translation MQMRSLLGLLFSVSLTAGAQDKKASFKNLFDSLEHRQNFNGSVLVAENGRPVYQRSIGYANQEKKTPLNAQTLFEIASVAKQFTAVAIMQLKEKGKLQYDDSLRHYFPELPFPGVTIRHLLTHTSGIPDFLAWNSSQMDPGFIHHNADIRKLLRNKGGNIAFAPGTAYQYSNSNYLLLADIVEQVSQQSFATYLQQHLFKPAGMTTTQVYSRRSAAKPLPNYALSYAWNPDINAFQEPDSTDNRYSFIMDGIAGPYGISSNVIDLLKWDDALYTEQLLKQSTLQEAFAPVTLKEGFSNVKEFFKYGFGWIISPTTGNRINVWHNGGLGGYVHLMVRYPDKKQVTILLTNHTPQADINQVAVAVENILEGRPYTLPPLVTHPRTAAVPETALQQLEGVYEVDGHPAFSMTVVLKQQHLQAQLTGQDFFRIYPSSADTFFYTTVDARLTFTRDATGRGVKLTLHQNGNSTPMTRK, via the coding sequence ATGCAAATGAGATCCTTACTGGGCCTGCTTTTTAGCGTTTCATTAACAGCAGGCGCACAAGACAAAAAGGCGTCATTTAAAAATTTATTTGACTCCCTCGAGCACCGCCAAAACTTTAATGGCAGTGTATTAGTGGCCGAAAACGGACGGCCTGTTTATCAACGTTCTATCGGGTATGCCAACCAGGAAAAAAAGACACCTTTAAATGCGCAGACGCTTTTTGAGATAGCGTCTGTTGCCAAACAGTTTACCGCCGTAGCGATCATGCAACTCAAAGAAAAAGGGAAGCTGCAATATGATGACTCGCTGCGGCATTATTTTCCGGAGCTGCCGTTTCCGGGGGTGACCATCCGGCACCTGCTGACACACACCAGTGGTATCCCGGATTTTCTGGCCTGGAACAGCAGCCAGATGGATCCCGGCTTTATCCATCACAATGCGGATATCCGGAAACTATTGCGGAATAAAGGCGGCAACATAGCGTTTGCACCGGGTACCGCCTACCAGTATTCCAACAGCAACTATCTGCTGCTGGCCGACATTGTGGAACAGGTATCGCAGCAATCCTTTGCCACCTACCTGCAACAACATCTTTTTAAACCGGCAGGTATGACTACAACACAGGTATATTCCCGGCGCAGCGCCGCAAAGCCACTCCCCAACTATGCCCTGAGCTATGCCTGGAATCCGGATATCAATGCCTTTCAGGAACCGGATAGTACCGACAACCGGTATTCTTTTATCATGGATGGCATAGCAGGGCCTTATGGCATCAGCAGTAATGTTATAGATCTGCTGAAATGGGATGATGCGCTGTATACGGAACAACTATTAAAGCAAAGTACGCTGCAGGAAGCGTTTGCACCGGTTACCCTGAAAGAAGGCTTCAGCAATGTGAAGGAATTTTTCAAATACGGCTTTGGCTGGATCATCTCTCCTACTACCGGCAACCGGATCAACGTCTGGCATAACGGCGGGCTGGGTGGCTATGTACATCTGATGGTACGATACCCCGATAAAAAGCAGGTCACCATTTTGCTGACCAACCATACCCCGCAGGCGGATATCAATCAGGTAGCAGTAGCCGTGGAAAACATCCTGGAAGGCCGGCCCTACACCTTACCTCCGCTGGTTACCCACCCACGTACCGCAGCGGTACCGGAAACAGCCTTGCAACAACTGGAAGGGGTATACGAAGTAGACGGGCATCCGGCATTCAGCATGACGGTGGTACTAAAACAACAGCATCTGCAGGCCCAACTGACCGGACAGGATTTTTTCCGCATCTATCCTTCTTCCGCAGATACCTTCTTTTATACAACCGTAGATGCACGCTTAACGTTTACACGGGATGCTACCGGCCGCGGGGTAAAACTCACCTTGCACCAAAACGGCAACAGCACGCCGATGACGCGTAAGTAA
- a CDS encoding HPP family protein, giving the protein MKHKIKRTFRVARYVMYRETLIDKKNIYWSFIGAFIGIASIGLLSHYYLAVKDNLFLIGSFGASAVLIYGHTQSPLAQPRNLVGGHILSALVGVTIRYLVPWPEWQWLACAIAVALSLIVMQITKTVHPPGGATALLAIAGSPAISKLGYWYVLSPVASGVAIMLLIAVVVNNMTDIRQYPDRGRWW; this is encoded by the coding sequence ATGAAACATAAAATCAAACGTACTTTCCGGGTGGCACGTTACGTCATGTACCGGGAAACACTCATCGATAAAAAAAATATCTATTGGTCTTTCATAGGCGCCTTTATTGGAATCGCCAGTATAGGCCTGCTCAGTCACTACTACCTGGCAGTAAAGGATAATCTTTTCCTGATCGGCTCTTTCGGCGCTTCTGCGGTACTGATTTACGGGCATACCCAAAGTCCGCTGGCGCAGCCACGTAATCTGGTAGGGGGGCATATCTTAAGTGCGCTGGTAGGCGTTACTATCCGCTACCTGGTACCGTGGCCGGAGTGGCAGTGGCTGGCCTGCGCCATCGCTGTGGCCTTATCGCTGATCGTGATGCAGATCACCAAAACCGTACATCCGCCCGGCGGCGCTACCGCTTTGCTGGCCATTGCAGGATCGCCTGCCATCAGCAAACTGGGTTACTGGTATGTATTATCTCCTGTAGCCAGCGGAGTGGCTATCATGCTTCTTATTGCCGTTGTTGTCAATAACATGACCGATATACGCCAATATCCCGACCGGGGTCGTTGGTGGTAA
- a CDS encoding BamA/TamA family outer membrane protein: MVRSIFIFLLIGSTLPLRAQEPAPADSLRKKPSGGLYNRILYYLEHTHEEKKKRPFDVSFIGGPVYTPETSAGIAVMAAARYSTDRKDSLLPVSSAAIYASGSLTGFYGIGLNSTTIFPRDRFRLAVKASFSSRPNKYWGIGYDAGSNKDGYTEFVQVTEKIQADISYRLAPRLFAGVSTFLQNVKANNIDTAGGGKPYPIPEQRAGFGAGPFVVFDSRDFIPNAYKGIYVRLGYKYFPSFLGNKTQFSRFDLQFDWYRQLWQGAVLATDLYAEEHSGDVPWSFLAEAGGNRLRGYYEGRFRDKNFVAVQAELRQKIYRRSGAVVWIGAGNVAPSFREWTLRQSLISYGIGYRWEFKKRINIRLDYGRGKDQNGFYFGINEVF; encoded by the coding sequence ATGGTAAGAAGTATATTCATTTTTCTATTGATTGGCAGTACGCTCCCCTTGCGGGCGCAAGAACCGGCACCGGCCGATTCGCTGCGGAAAAAACCTTCCGGCGGATTGTACAACCGCATTCTCTACTACCTGGAACATACCCACGAAGAAAAGAAAAAAAGACCTTTCGATGTGAGCTTTATCGGCGGGCCGGTATATACACCGGAAACCAGTGCGGGCATTGCCGTGATGGCGGCCGCCCGTTACAGCACCGACCGGAAAGATTCCCTGTTGCCGGTATCCAGTGCCGCCATATATGCGTCGGGATCTCTCACCGGATTTTACGGTATTGGTCTCAACAGCACCACCATCTTTCCCCGCGACCGTTTCCGCCTGGCCGTCAAAGCATCTTTCAGCTCCAGACCCAACAAGTACTGGGGCATCGGCTACGACGCCGGCAGTAACAAAGACGGCTATACGGAGTTTGTACAGGTAACCGAGAAAATACAGGCAGATATCAGCTATCGCCTGGCTCCCCGGTTGTTTGCGGGTGTCAGTACCTTTCTTCAAAATGTAAAAGCCAATAACATAGATACCGCCGGTGGCGGCAAACCTTATCCTATACCGGAGCAGCGGGCTGGTTTCGGGGCAGGACCTTTTGTGGTATTCGACTCCCGCGATTTCATTCCCAATGCCTACAAGGGCATTTATGTACGCCTGGGCTATAAATACTTCCCCTCCTTCCTGGGGAATAAAACACAGTTCTCCCGGTTCGACCTGCAATTCGACTGGTACCGGCAGCTATGGCAAGGCGCCGTACTGGCCACGGACCTCTATGCAGAAGAACACAGTGGCGACGTGCCCTGGAGCTTCCTCGCCGAAGCAGGCGGCAACCGCCTGCGCGGCTATTACGAAGGCCGCTTCCGGGATAAAAACTTTGTAGCTGTACAGGCAGAACTCCGGCAGAAGATCTATCGCCGCAGCGGTGCTGTTGTATGGATTGGCGCCGGCAATGTGGCCCCATCCTTCCGGGAATGGACATTGCGGCAATCGCTGATCAGCTACGGTATCGGTTACCGGTGGGAGTTTAAAAAACGAATTAATATCCGCCTGGATTATGGCAGGGGTAAAGACCAGAACGGTTTTTACTTCGGCATCAATGAAGTATTCTGA
- the xseB gene encoding exodeoxyribonuclease VII small subunit, translated as MSQELTYEAAYNELQLIAEEIEHEAVSVDVLAEKVKRAAVLIEFCQQKLRATETEVNNIIKQMENNKGTEK; from the coding sequence ATGAGCCAGGAGCTAACATATGAAGCCGCTTATAATGAATTGCAGCTGATTGCCGAGGAAATAGAACACGAAGCCGTATCGGTAGATGTACTGGCTGAAAAAGTAAAACGTGCTGCCGTACTGATCGAATTCTGTCAGCAGAAATTACGGGCTACGGAAACAGAAGTCAATAACATCATCAAACAGATGGAAAACAACAAGGGCACGGAAAAATAA
- the xseA gene encoding exodeoxyribonuclease VII large subunit, with protein sequence MHASPAIKLSVLTSRIQQALATVFEEQTYWVMADVTSYSYYAQKGYHYFDLVEKDTQAGGMVAKVSGVAWGNGATRIKEFEIVTGQMFRNDIHVLVKVSVSYHPVHGLRITLLDIDTSFTIGLLEQQKQQTLARLLTECADFIRKAGDRYITRNNQLPLPPVIQRIAVVTSNNSAGYQDFLHTLEHNHFGYTFQVEGYFTVVQGEAKAELIQQQLINIYQSGKTYDVVVMIRGGGAQTDFLIFDTFILGRAVAKFPVPVLTGIGHQKNETITDLMAHTATKTPTRVAELIIAHNRAFEESVTNLQQMILIRSQQLCAAHFQALSFLNASVINQARTLVASHKEELNNFNQVILHTASATLSQHQRRLMTLSGMVLSKPRALVAGRLQDLDHQAGRLRSFSRMFLQNKAAQLAHYDTLFKIMSPDNILKRGFAMISLDGKILRDAQTLSPGSQVQIHLQDALLDATITAKNNTHEPGANI encoded by the coding sequence ATGCATGCATCTCCCGCCATAAAGCTATCCGTACTCACCAGCAGGATTCAACAGGCACTGGCAACAGTGTTTGAAGAACAAACATATTGGGTGATGGCGGATGTAACCAGTTATTCCTACTACGCGCAAAAAGGCTATCACTACTTCGACCTGGTGGAGAAAGACACGCAGGCTGGCGGCATGGTAGCTAAGGTGTCAGGCGTGGCATGGGGCAACGGAGCTACCCGGATCAAGGAGTTTGAAATCGTAACGGGGCAGATGTTCCGCAACGATATTCATGTATTGGTGAAGGTATCCGTCAGTTATCACCCGGTACATGGGCTGCGGATAACCCTGCTGGATATCGATACCAGCTTTACCATCGGCCTGCTGGAACAACAGAAGCAACAAACCCTGGCCCGCCTGCTCACGGAATGTGCGGATTTTATCCGGAAAGCAGGCGACCGGTATATTACCCGTAATAATCAGCTGCCCTTACCTCCGGTCATACAACGGATTGCCGTGGTGACTTCCAATAATTCCGCCGGCTACCAGGATTTTCTGCATACGCTGGAACATAACCATTTCGGCTATACGTTTCAGGTGGAAGGGTATTTTACCGTGGTACAGGGCGAAGCAAAAGCAGAACTGATTCAGCAGCAACTGATCAATATCTATCAGTCGGGCAAGACTTACGATGTAGTAGTGATGATTAGAGGCGGTGGCGCACAAACAGACTTTCTTATCTTCGATACTTTCATCCTGGGCAGGGCGGTGGCTAAATTTCCGGTACCGGTGCTCACGGGTATCGGGCATCAGAAAAATGAAACCATCACCGATCTGATGGCGCATACAGCCACCAAAACGCCGACGCGGGTGGCGGAGCTGATCATCGCCCACAACAGGGCCTTTGAAGAATCTGTGACCAACCTGCAGCAGATGATCCTGATCCGTTCGCAGCAATTGTGTGCGGCACATTTTCAGGCATTATCCTTTTTGAATGCCAGCGTCATTAACCAGGCAAGAACCCTGGTGGCTTCTCATAAAGAAGAGCTGAATAATTTCAACCAGGTGATCCTGCATACAGCATCGGCTACCTTGTCGCAGCACCAGCGGCGGTTGATGACGTTGTCGGGAATGGTGTTGTCGAAACCCCGCGCACTGGTGGCAGGCAGATTACAGGACCTGGATCATCAGGCGGGCCGGCTGCGTTCTTTCAGCAGGATGTTCCTGCAGAATAAGGCGGCACAACTGGCGCACTATGATACCCTCTTTAAAATTATGAGCCCGGATAACATCCTGAAAAGGGGATTTGCCATGATCTCTCTCGACGGAAAAATATTACGGGATGCACAAACCCTTTCACCCGGCAGCCAGGTACAGATCCACCTGCAGGATGCATTACTGGATGCCACTATTACCGCAAAAAATAATACCCATGAGCCAGGAGCTAACATATGA
- a CDS encoding carboxypeptidase-like regulatory domain-containing protein has translation MKTFPFFLLLVLCSMRLFAQKTMTGVIVNDSSHLPLSGATIINLSTRQTVVSDYQGAFTIHCQPGDTLRFSMIGYSPQLQIISREQLSLSNLRIYMRSYVLNLRQQLVRGKNYTADSLNFREQYARYLNKKKTPLFKLPNSKEPLLRDQVHTVSGIKSINDIYGKLSFKKNKRMAAFRKVLLEHEADAYVQYRYDPELVQQATGLKGDSLDFFMLHYRPTPAMLRNSSTYDLMVYIKSMYLHYRDSVHHAAPPAEK, from the coding sequence ATGAAGACCTTCCCCTTTTTTCTCTTATTGGTACTTTGTTCCATGCGGCTCTTCGCGCAGAAAACAATGACGGGTGTTATTGTCAATGACTCCTCTCACCTGCCGCTATCCGGCGCCACGATTATCAATCTGTCGACCCGCCAGACGGTGGTCAGCGATTACCAGGGTGCTTTTACCATTCATTGCCAGCCCGGCGACACGCTACGCTTTTCCATGATTGGTTACTCCCCGCAACTACAGATAATTTCCCGGGAACAGCTATCCCTTTCCAACCTGCGTATTTACATGCGCTCCTATGTACTGAATTTACGGCAACAACTGGTGAGAGGAAAAAATTATACGGCAGACTCCCTGAATTTCCGGGAACAATATGCCCGTTACCTGAATAAAAAGAAAACACCCCTGTTTAAACTTCCCAACAGTAAAGAACCGCTGTTAAGAGATCAGGTACACACCGTAAGCGGCATAAAAAGCATCAATGATATCTATGGGAAATTATCTTTCAAAAAAAACAAACGGATGGCCGCCTTCCGGAAAGTACTGCTGGAACATGAAGCAGATGCCTATGTGCAATACCGTTATGATCCGGAACTGGTACAGCAGGCCACAGGACTGAAAGGAGATAGTCTCGATTTTTTTATGCTTCATTATCGCCCCACTCCTGCCATGCTGCGCAACAGCAGCACGTATGATCTCATGGTGTATATCAAAAGCATGTATCTCCATTACCGCGACAGCGTTCATCATGCTGCCCCGCCGGCGGAGAAATAG
- a CDS encoding helix-turn-helix transcriptional regulator has translation MSINKLALIRYKTIDECLRNRYRKWTLEDLIDKVATVLYNYEGIDSGVSKRTIQADIQLMRSDKLGYNAPIIVKERKYYTYSDTDFSITNAPINSGDVDKMKEIVSVLKQFNGFHYFDEMSDMIARLENNLYKSGPQHRSCIQLENNHRLQGLEHINGLYQAALHRKALLLEYKSFKAAKAKEHICYPYLLKEYRNRWFLLARTKNAPQLQTMALDRIISFQELPREKFMDYDGVDFEQYYANVIGVTKSEKEVPHKVVLQIDQPHAPYVLTKPLHASQELLAETPEHIIIRIEVICNYELEREILGFGDYIKVLSPRSLATRIQKRLEQAAARYK, from the coding sequence ATGTCTATCAATAAACTCGCCCTGATCCGCTATAAAACCATCGATGAGTGCCTGCGTAACCGTTACCGTAAGTGGACACTGGAAGACCTGATTGATAAAGTAGCGACGGTATTATATAATTACGAAGGCATCGACTCCGGGGTGAGCAAACGTACCATTCAGGCCGACATTCAGCTGATGCGCAGCGATAAGCTGGGCTACAATGCCCCCATTATCGTGAAAGAACGTAAATACTATACCTACAGCGATACTGATTTTAGTATTACCAATGCGCCTATCAACAGTGGAGATGTAGATAAGATGAAAGAAATAGTATCGGTGTTGAAACAGTTCAATGGCTTTCATTATTTCGATGAAATGAGCGATATGATTGCCCGCCTGGAGAATAACCTGTACAAATCAGGGCCGCAGCACCGGAGCTGTATCCAGCTGGAGAACAATCACCGGCTGCAGGGCCTGGAGCACATCAATGGATTATATCAGGCGGCCTTGCATCGCAAAGCGTTGCTGCTGGAATATAAATCTTTCAAAGCGGCGAAGGCAAAGGAACATATCTGTTATCCCTATCTGCTGAAAGAATACCGTAACCGCTGGTTCTTGCTCGCTCGCACCAAAAATGCGCCGCAACTGCAAACCATGGCGCTCGACAGGATTATCAGCTTTCAGGAATTACCCCGCGAAAAGTTCATGGATTATGACGGCGTAGACTTCGAACAGTATTATGCAAATGTTATCGGCGTCACAAAATCAGAAAAAGAAGTACCGCACAAAGTAGTCCTGCAAATAGACCAGCCGCATGCTCCCTATGTATTAACCAAGCCGCTGCATGCTTCTCAGGAGCTGCTGGCAGAAACACCGGAACATATTATTATCCGTATTGAAGTGATCTGTAACTATGAACTGGAGCGGGAAATACTGGGTTTCGGCGATTATATCAAAGTGCTTTCGCCGCGTTCGCTGGCAACACGTATACAAAAAAGACTGGAACAGGCTGCCGCCAGATATAAATAA
- a CDS encoding DUF4846 domain-containing protein: MIRMLLLTSSLFLGSHCSNGKVNTTPPPDSPATVMPPATFVKDIPLPAGYRRVPQPAGSFGAWLRQRALKADHTVYLFDGRPKRNQEAQYAVLDISVGDKDLQQCADAVIRLYAEYQYSSGQSDKIAFKATDGTRMDYHSWQQGIRFVLKQGRLQRIQQTKPDKSAAGFSAYLQTVFMYAGTQSLSRELQPVTAIRELMPGDVFIRGGSPGHAVIVMDVAQNDAGHKIFLLAQSYMPAQNIHILKNPMHATPWYPTSFTGRLITPEWIFERDELKKFP, encoded by the coding sequence ATGATCCGGATGTTATTATTGACCAGCAGCCTATTTTTAGGGAGTCATTGTTCGAACGGAAAAGTAAATACCACACCTCCGCCGGATAGCCCGGCCACCGTTATGCCCCCGGCTACCTTCGTGAAAGATATTCCATTGCCGGCAGGCTACCGGCGGGTGCCGCAGCCGGCCGGATCTTTCGGCGCCTGGTTGCGTCAACGCGCGCTGAAAGCAGATCACACGGTTTACCTGTTTGATGGCCGCCCGAAACGGAACCAGGAAGCCCAGTATGCGGTACTGGATATCTCCGTGGGAGATAAAGACCTGCAGCAATGCGCGGACGCGGTCATCCGGTTGTATGCCGAATACCAGTACAGTTCCGGACAATCAGATAAAATCGCCTTTAAGGCCACGGATGGCACCCGTATGGATTATCACAGCTGGCAGCAAGGGATTCGTTTTGTATTGAAACAGGGCCGCCTGCAACGGATACAACAGACAAAGCCGGATAAGAGTGCCGCCGGTTTTTCGGCATACCTGCAAACGGTATTTATGTATGCCGGTACCCAAAGCCTCAGCCGCGAACTGCAACCGGTAACGGCTATACGTGAATTGATGCCGGGTGATGTATTTATCAGGGGCGGTTCCCCCGGTCATGCGGTGATCGTGATGGATGTGGCACAGAATGATGCCGGCCATAAAATATTCCTGCTGGCACAAAGTTATATGCCTGCCCAGAACATCCATATACTGAAAAATCCTATGCATGCTACTCCCTGGTACCCGACCAGTTTTACCGGCCGGCTGATAACACCGGAATGGATATTTGAGCGCGATGAACTAAAGAAATTTCCATAG
- a CDS encoding CobW family GTP-binding protein — MEKENRIKVYIITGFLGAGKTTVLNSLLQQLSASKNIVIENEFGKVNIDATLIAGKIDNLYELTSGCICCSLDNELLEVLGDVLRMEDTPDHVFIETTGIADTGNIIGMLQLPEVTAHYELVRTVCVVDAENIQDRLVQQPEPGKQIACADVLVINKIMALTVPELVSVYEMLEAINPLAFVTATESGELKLRDLHAPVTRSPIPYTPAPVEHLHKINTVLFTTPDAFNLNMLVYVLDFHCNVYPDQLYRIKGYVSIQDSDEKFLVQSTGKYLHITAVGSWGEETPASTLVFIGKDLKSATIQRILQPATKR; from the coding sequence ATGGAAAAAGAGAACCGGATTAAAGTATATATCATCACGGGGTTTCTGGGTGCCGGTAAAACCACCGTGTTAAACAGTTTATTGCAACAGCTGTCGGCCAGTAAAAATATAGTGATCGAAAATGAATTCGGAAAAGTGAATATTGATGCTACCCTGATCGCCGGTAAAATCGATAACCTGTACGAATTAACCAGTGGTTGCATCTGCTGCTCACTGGACAATGAACTGCTGGAAGTATTGGGAGACGTGTTACGGATGGAAGACACCCCCGATCACGTTTTCATTGAAACCACCGGCATTGCAGATACCGGTAACATCATCGGTATGTTGCAGCTGCCGGAAGTAACGGCACACTATGAGCTGGTACGTACGGTATGTGTGGTAGACGCGGAAAATATACAGGATCGCCTGGTACAGCAACCGGAACCCGGAAAACAGATTGCCTGTGCAGATGTATTGGTGATCAATAAAATCATGGCATTAACCGTACCCGAACTGGTAAGTGTATACGAAATGCTGGAAGCGATTAACCCGTTGGCATTCGTAACGGCTACCGAAAGCGGGGAGCTGAAACTGCGGGACCTGCACGCCCCGGTAACGCGGTCACCTATTCCCTATACACCCGCACCAGTGGAACATCTCCATAAAATAAATACGGTATTGTTTACGACGCCTGATGCTTTTAACCTCAATATGCTGGTATATGTACTCGATTTTCACTGCAACGTATATCCGGACCAGTTATATCGTATCAAAGGGTATGTAAGCATACAGGATAGTGACGAAAAATTCCTGGTGCAGTCTACCGGAAAATACCTGCACATCACAGCCGTGGGCAGCTGGGGAGAGGAAACGCCGGCTTCCACCCTGGTATTTATCGGCAAAGATCTCAAATCAGCTACCATACAGCGTATCCTGCAACCGGCCACTAAGCGTTGA